The Rosa rugosa chromosome 1, drRosRugo1.1, whole genome shotgun sequence genomic sequence TCCGACCTAACAACATAGTTCAGTTAACCCCTACATCACATGTCAACAATTTCACAGTAAGCATACAACAAAGCAATCAACCCCAATCCAAAATTTTGATACCAGTAGCAAATTCATCAACACACACTCATTCTGAACATGCAACTCATACCGCACAGCCAACCCAAATCTTCAACTTTCAGGGACTAACATCCGATTGTCACCAAGTACCAAACTTTGATTAAAGGTCGGGGTTATACCTTGGAAAATCGAAAATCAACTTCAATCACCCAAACTCAGCTTCCCGAGCTCACTGCCGAAACTGGAATGGTGGTGAACTATTGACTTTCATGCTAGCTGCTCAACAAGCTTCTCGAGGGTTGATCTTTGAGTGTAGCCGAGCAAGAAACAGAGCCTAGAAATGTTGGGAAAGTCGCCGGCGTCGAAAAACACAGCAGAACCGAGATGAACCCAGAAATGAAGTTGTCAAAACATGATCCAATTTGAAAACTAATTACATAAACATGTAGAGCATGACGAGGGGATGAATTTCCATACCAAATACACCCCAAACGGTGGCCGTAGTAGCCGGAATTCGTTGAAACTCGCCGGAGGTTCTTCAAGCTTTGGATCGTCGATTCTTCGTTCTCAATCGCTGCATGTATAATCTGGGACCACAGGGATGTAGACGACACCGAGACGAAGCTTCTGGTGGCCGCgcgccgtcgtggggtggcaGGACGGCGTCCCCCTGGTGGGGTTTCCTTCTCAGGTCGCGGTGGCGTCCGGGTCAGAGCTCCaagctctcactctctctcgtgGTTTCTGGAACTGATCCCCATCATTGATCTGATCAAGGAATATAAATACCCCAACTTATATTGTAATCAAGGGCTAGGATGAAGCAGTGGATAGATCAACGGTTAGGATTGCACCGCAatagtttctttttatttaaatgaatttccataatttCCAATTATGATTAtatacgagagagagagagagagggggggagggagaggcaaaaaaaaaaaaaaaggaagtgaggggtaaaatggtcattttagaCCAAATTGTATGAGATTTGAATGTCtagggagttatttgttaaaattaagatattagggactgaactgtcgatgCAACAAAAGTACagggggggaccagtaattttccctatATATATCAACACAATGTACAAATTACACATGGACATTTTATGAATTTCTTGAAAAACTATGAAATTTCTatgtgttgtaaatattataaatatgtggctgtccacgtaaatTCTCATCTTTTATGTCCTTAAAATGTAAATCCAattcctatataaaggggtccaTGAGAATGAATAATACACACTTCTATCTCCTCATATATTATGtttctctattctatctctcgcttattctctagtttaacacgttatcagcacgcatTTGCtcttatatttcttcttcttctttgaactccatgatgatccTCAAGCCTATGGTGCAACATAGTTGCCTATGACCAAGgctaatgatctatgagtttttctcTCATTCTCAACGAATTACTTCATATATAACATAGATATCTTATATTATCGCATAACAGATATATGTGTTTCATGTTTATCATCTTTGTTACTATTACATAtgaacatcaatttttttttatgtgatCATATAATTTGCAGATATTTTATGTATAATTAttgaaaatttatatttgtataattattgaaaatttatatttcatatgCGACTTTGAGAACTACATGTTCCAATAGTCAAGACTCGAGTCCGCTGACCGAGTAGTCTTAGAACCTATGGTTCTTTAGACATCACACAAATGTTTTTCTCGTGTTTTCCTTATGGGAtccattgttcatatttatgaacACTTTGAAACCTCTGTTTCGTATATGATTGTTCTATCATTTTTTCATAGAACATACTGTTCTAATACTTATGGATCTTGATATATctcatcttttctctttgtagaaagATGACGCATCTGACAAAATTGGACTTTGATCCTTTTGAATTTTCTGGCAAGAACTATTTCAGTTGGATTCTTAATGCTGAAATTCACCTTATGGCTAACAACCTTAGAGATGCCATCAAAGTTGACAATTAGTCATCTGTGCAAGATCGCACCAAGTTTATGATTTTCTTGCGTCATCATCTTGACAAGAGCCTAAAAGATGAGCACCTTACAGTGAAAGACCCGCTTGAGCTTTTTCAAGCATTGGCTGATCGATTTGCTCACTAATACAATTGTTCTACCTAGAGCACGATATGAATGGACGCATTTGCGTCTTCAAGACTTCAGCTCTGTCACTTATTTCAATTCCGCTATGCATCGGATGACCTCCCAACTAAAATTTTGTGGAGAACTTGTCAGTGAAGATAACAAGCTCAACGTCTCTGATTTTTTTGTGGACAATGGACAACATGCTGACGACATGATCAACAACGATGTTTTTGGCTCGGATTAATGTTTGGCATTTTCAGCCTATGTTTTCTCAATTTGGAGTTGAAtaaaggaaattttttttgtgCTCATATTAATTACATTTGATGACATATAATAATTACATTTAATTATGTACATTGATTATATTTATATAAATTTGCTGTTATATGTGTAATCATTATATTTAATAACCATTATTTACTCATGATTATTTTTGTCATAATAATATTAGGGTTTAAAGAACCATTTTGCTTGCTacctgtactttcaagggttcattagttcagtccctgcacttctaatttaatcaaaaaTGTCCTCgcactctcaaatttcatcaaatcgatccattcCGTCACTACTTCGTCAATTTTCTCTGTTAAGGTGCTGACGTGGCTAGCTAAGGTCTGATCTGGTAGTTTTGTGGGACCTTCTCACATGGAAAATTCCCAAAATATCCATAAAAGTATAAACACAAACTCACACACAAACTCCGTCTTCTTCAACACCCCAAGAATCACTCTccacctctctctcctctcacttTCTCTTTCTAATGACCTCCATGAAAGAACCACCTCTCTCTTGTCGCAAAAAGCCTACTACCAACCACACCCAGCCCAAGAAGCTCAAGCTCGTCTGCAGCTTCAACGGCGCATTCCACCCTCGGCCACCGTCCGGGAAGCTCCGCTACGTCGGCGACGAGACCTGGATCATCTCCGTCAACCGGACCATTGGGTTCTCCAAGCTCCGGTCGAAGATTTCCAATCTCTCCCCCAACATTTCCTCGTTCATCATCAAGTACCAGCTCCCCGACTCCGGATCGAGCTCCGGTGCCGCCTCGCTAGTCCGCGTCGACTCCGACAACGATGTCCACCGCATGGTCGAGAGAGAGCCGAAGAGTGGAGCGACGGTCAACAATTCACTTCTCTTCAAGTAACTCcaattctcttctcttctcttcaaaTTCAATCAAGATCTAAATCTCTCGGCTCCTTTTTTCGATCCAATTCGTTTCTCCACAGTCAACAATTCATGATCACGACTAAGATCTCGGGTGCCGGATTTGCAGGTGAAAGAAATCTCTTATGGAGTGGATGACGATGCAGCATCTCGATCTACGACACGTCGCGGGGAGTAAAATCCCTTGCAGCCTTATGTCGTCACAGACCCGGACCCAGGTGGAGGATGGGAAGGCGACGGTTAAGAAACACGGCGATGAATCGCTAAAGAAGATGGTGTTGAAGCAGCAATTGCTGGCTAAGCATCGGGTTTGGTCCGTGGGATTGGTTTTAGTGAGAGTGATATGGAAGTTGTTGTCTTGGGTGAGACTAAGAAATGTGAAGTGTATGAACCCTTGCTTATAGATTTAGACCCTGATCATGATGAACCCCCGTTTTCACTCTCATAGTCTATGGGTATTTTGAGAATTTTTCCTGTGAGAAGGTCCTACAAAACTGCCAGATCATACCTCAGTTGGCCACGTCAGCACCTTAACAGAGAAAATTGATGAAGTAGTGACCGAAtagatcgatttgatgaaattggagagtgcgaggacttttctgattaaattagaagtgcagggactgaactgatgaacccttgaaagtacagggtagtaagcagaatttaatcctaataTTTATGTGCACAATGATTATATTCATTGACATTTATTTGCTACTTATGATTATTTCTATCATAATAGTAGTTATGTACATAATGATTATATTTAATGACTTATATCTATCTCATATGATTGTTTCGTTTTTCCTTGTGAAAAAATATAACAAAATTGTTTTCCGTTGCAGAGAATTGAACCCGGGTCTTTTTGGGTGAGAGTCAAATATTCTAACCAATTAGACTACAACAGATTTTTGATTATTTTGTTATAATATATTAATGCATGTATCAATTATTGGCTCTAAATGGATATCTCTCTATTTTGGCATATGGTACTCATGAATTGGTATCAATAATATTAATTATGTTTCCAACAGAATCGAGGTATGTATTTTCATGAGTTTGACGACTTCAATTTAATTTTCTCTTATTATCTTATCtgataatttgatataaaattgtcagtttataatgagatcgaaactatatctttgttgatcaattacatgaggacttaaaattcctccgccgattgttatacaatcaaatagatcgaaacctcttgtttcttgatctccaTTTATGTCAGGACTTTTGTCCCTTCTCTTTATGAGTACATGTGAACCTCTGTTCACTCCACTTTTAGAACAAGCTTCTAATTGTGAAGACTCGAGCTAAATGCTTTGAATACAATATGAAATTTGATGAGGCTATGATCCTCCATTGTATTATTAATGGAGTATATGCTTATACCCATACGGACCGCTGTCCCAAACTCGAAATTCGAGTATATCATTTTGGCATTTTTtcattgtcaaacaataatATAAACCATGTGTTCATCAATAAATTTAATTTGAACTATGAATGTTCATGTTAAACATAATGACAAACATATTTGTCTTGCATATAATGCAACTATGGACAtgatccattgcaattgttgataatttttcacaattgatgcttcAAAAAGCTAAGGTAACAATCATCTCAAGAGCTGCAGATCTTGACTGATGGTTCCAACTGAGCTCGTATTATGTTACCTATATGAAATACCATTGCATATATTGGTGATGAAATTTCCACCTAATTTAAGTTGTATTAATCAACTATGAGTATACTACTATATCATGAACTAAAAATTTCATTGagcaaaataaaattatttttggCGTGATCAATGTGTCATTATTTTATCTACTATGTCATATAGACTCATCTACATACTTTACATTGTTGTATAATACAACAATAGTTGCAAACCTtcctaaacataatttaatccaaatTATAATATATCGCATATTTGCGTGTTGTCGCTATAATGGGACAATCCTCCTGCCATTAAGGGGAGAAATATCGTTTATGAAAAATGTGAATTGGTGTGAGATTTTATCTACCATATCTCATTTTAGGTTTGAGAAAAAATCTAAATTTATTATCTTTTTTACCTAAAATTTGGTTTGGGCTCGCCACCCCCCAATGGATATCATAGATCCAATATTTTTGCACGCATATTTTGCTAATGGTCAAACTAGatagtcttcccgccgttagggggaggaaacacTATTGTAATATATCCACCAAGTCCAATGTTTCAAGCTCCCTATATGCAtgggaagattatacaagccctagCCTATAACGTTCTTCATGaggttatacaaagatccacattctctaATTAATTTATCCTAAAGAGACAATACATTCCCTAAAACATGAATGAGTACTTGATATCAAtaaagcttattatagctaatgcatgtaTATATGAATGTGTGTGATAGAAATTTGATGATATCTTATCTATAATAGCGCTGCTGAAAATCATCAAGGGCTGTATACTATACCACGTTTCGCTGTGTCGACAAACTATcatattggccaaattggaaagaggcaattccaatgaatttgAATATTGTAAACGTGATGATATACTTGGACTTTATCAACCCTAAAAATTACAATAGGGTGTTCATTCCAGTGAATTGGAATCATTATGACACAAATATCTCTTTATAgaggaatgagattatcattcTTCTTTAAGGGAtaacttttctataagtacaaTGTTACATATAgttgttatattgacgagaggcttATAGCAGGTTGTCATggttattatgaagatcttaaaggcaAATTGCTATAAGCAAATTCCCAAATGTGTCATTATAATTAAGCATATTGCTTAATTAAATCCTTGACGGATTCATATTGCCAaaggcaagtccatgaatgaatgaatgagcttaaagctcactcatggaatcaaaaagTGTAAAGCTCATATATACTCATTCAATTACTGTCAATGTGACTtattgcctcaatgagtactatgacaaatACTAAGAAATCGAATTCGTATCAGGCTcacaatgttgcaacatattctaactttcgagaagttatgaatttatcgagagctcatattgagcctatatgaaattatcaattacacaaattgatatttacggctaagtatgccatacttaaatttcaatgctcagataaaggtaaatgtgtcaattgttgtttctttatattgttattctttaACTAATATTtttatctataatttgagcatatgaaattggttctaCTCTTATCATGTCAGGTAAGATTCATTAAGaatatcatagttttattggtaTTACCCTAACCTTTGCAGGAATTGCAATTCATGATGAGTCCcctttatgcaaagcacacatgtcTCACCTAGGTGATCAACACACCATAACCAATATACATGGTGCATATATTTTGTTACATACATGATtgaagcttgcaacaatcagggggagcattcaaagttatgctacctaggacatatgcgcgttgcactctttttctccttcgaccagggttatttttgtctcactgagtttttgttacctggcaaggtttttgacgaggcaacattaagcgcgtccaacaccatatcaCAAATTGGTGGACAttcaagggggagtgttgtaaatattataacTATGTGGCTGTCCACATAAATTCTCATATTTTATGTCCTTAAAATGTAAACCCAattcctatataaaggggtcaaTGAGAATGAATAATATACATTTCTACCTCTTCCTATATTATGtttctctattctatctctcgcttattctctagtttataacactaTGTTTATTTTTAAgtggaaaaataaataaaatggaaaCATATGGGACTAACACAGGTTGAGATCTTACAGAATGAGAGAACACTTAAACCAGGGAAGAGCTGTCACCATATATGCCTGTTCCTCCATACCGGTCCAGGCTATCACTGCTGTCCAAATGTGGGCTCCACTCAGACCTATCGAAAGCTGACATCCCGACAGGCCACGACGACGTCGTGTTAACCCTGTTGGCAATGCTGCTCACTCCTTCAGGCACAGAAGGCCACACGAAAGATGGTTTGAAAGAAGGGACTCGGGGCACCAATACCGACCCAGAAATGATTTGGATTATGGTTTGGGTCTTGGGCCTCTCGTTCGCAATCGGATGCGAACAAGCCAGCCCAAGAAGCAAAAGCCTTTGGGCTTCTTCAACCACGTAGTCATTACCCAACCTCTCATCGACAGCCTCAAGCACACGCCCTTCTCTATGCAAAGACCATACCCAATCCACTAGAAATTGGTATCCACCGATTTTAGTCCACGGTCGTTGACCGCAAACAACTTCTAAAACCACCGCCCCGAACCCGTACACGTCAGACTCACATGTGGCTTTTCCCGTGTGGAAGCACTCAGGGGCAATGTACCCCATGGTGCCCGGGACACCTTCGAGTTCAGCGTATGAGGTCTTTTCATTGTCCAAGGCGCGCGCCAGGCCGAAGTCGCCCAGACAAGCATTGAAATAGGTGTCAAGCATTATGTTGCTAGCCTTGAGGTCTCTGTGGACTACTCTTTGGTTGTACTCGTTGTGGAGGTAGTGCAGGGCCGAGATCACACCCGTGACAATCTTGTACCTCTGTTTCCATTCTAGGGTTGCATTTTCCGGCCCGGAGAATAGGTGGTTGTCCAAGCTCCCGTTTGGCATGTACTCGTACACTATGAGAAGCATCCCATTCTTGTGGCACCAACCTGTTTGTCACAATTTGAATCAATCAAACACAATGCACCATTCCAAACATGTCCACGCTAGCTGGTTCAGCTTTCCATTGTACACACAAATATGCAATATTTCTTCGATATATAACAACCCACGAAACCACTAATATATACACGTTAAATCCCTAAAGATTTCAGTCAATCTTCATTTGCGTATCCAATGTTGATATCCCAAATTGTTGACCGATACTCTAATTATACTACAGCGTTCTAATTTCTTTCTTCAACTAAATACTAATCTTTGGTCAACTAATTACTAATACTATACGGTGAGAGTCGAAATCATGTTAGGTGAGAATCAGCTAaattttcattaataaaaaaaaaaaattggctaaatttcatTTTGGACCCAGAGGATGAACATTGTCGGAGACTCACTGATAACTAAGTTTGTGGCGTCCATGAATTAATTAGTAGTGTAGTACGAAGATGCAGATCCTCTCAGTCTTATCCTCTAAGGTTGGTGATGCACATTAGGTCCCATTTCATTATGTCACACCCTAAACAATATAGTAATTTCACCATGGACGACTACGAGCAGTAGCTAGATTTACACGTGATTCATATTGTTAATCGTGCATGGACGTGAGTTGTAAAATGATTTGATAGACTAAGCTATAAttaattagaaattaataagAATAATGTGAGGTGAACCACATTTTTGGTTATCACCTTTATTCCATTTTATATGCAGGAGAGATTAACGAAGTACTTACCGAGTAACCGAACGAGGTGTTTGTGCCGGAGACGGTTAATGATGGTGAGCTCGGCCAAAAAGTCGTCCCTACCCTTGACCTCGTCCCTCGAGAACATCTTCACTGCCACTTCGAGGTTATCCTCCTTAGCTAGCACAGCTCGGTACAACACCCCGAACCCACCTTGACCTAGTTTGTGCTTATCGTCGAAGTTGTTGGTGGCTTTCTTGAGCTCTCGGTAACTGAACTCCTTCGGTGTTTCGGGAAGGCTTTTCAGCGCGCCCAAAATGTTCGGGTCCGACGCTCTAGCCTTCCACTTTTTGTATGCATAACAAACCACCCCGACTAAACACAGTAGGACCAAAACCAACCCCGCACCCACCCCCAGTGCTATCTTCAACACCTTATTTTTGTCCCCTCCCCCTTCCACATCCGGCAGAATCTCCACCGTTAGATTCCACATCAACACGCAGTTGAGCTGGATGTAACTTCCGGTGGACGCGGCGAATCCGAAGTAGGACTTTTGCTTGACAATGTCCTTGAGGTTAATGTTGGCGGTTAGAATTGGGCTGGTGGGCCGAGGCCGGATATTAACAAACGCTCCTTTCTTGTCCGTTTTCTGATCGGTCTGGTTGGCCATGAACACCGACAGATTATGTGACCCACCGTCGTATTGGATCCACACCATATAAAACACCTTGCCTGGTGGCGCGATCTCGATCCCATAGTCCGAAAGCGGGACAGTCTTGTTAGACTTAACTGAGTTGATATTCAGCCCCATGTGGTTGCTGTCCGGATCGAAGCCCTCCTTCAAAGTGTCCAGCTCAATTGCCACCAACTGGTTGGTGGCGTTACCGTCGGTGGTGGCGTTGGTCAAACCGAGATATTGACCGGCGCTGTTTTCCGGGAGGGTCAAATCCGGGGCTATAATGAAGGCGAGGCCCTCGCCGGGGACGGCGGAGTCCTCGGGGATGCGGGAGCTGTTGAGACGATAGACGTTAATGAGGAAGGACGAGTTGAAAGAGGCGACGTATCCCGGAGAAGAAGAGTTGACATCAGAGTTCCAGAGGGTGAAAGACTGGTTGTACAAGATCCTACACAAGATCCTACCTGACTTGTTGGTCATGCTGAAGTTGCCATTGGCGGAGTCCGGCGTGATCTGAAGAGCTCCTGAGTTGATCGTGGCGGGGCTGAGGACGGCGAACCTGTCGTAATATGTTGGATCAAAGGGACCGAACTGGTAGGGTTTCACCTCGTAGGTCTGAGCGTCGGTGAAAGCCGCCGCCGGCAACAACAGAAGGGAGAGAAACAGAATCACCATGCGAGATAGCTGGGACCGGCTGCTTCAGTCTTGTAGTTTGCTGGAGCTCAGAAACGACGACGCCCGTTGGGCAGTACTGAGATCAAAATGAGAGGAGGATATAGATGGAAGATGTTTTTAGAGTAATAGATTCTGGACAACCCTGCAGATCCTGCAatgtttcatttatttatttaggtttCTGCTTTGTCTTATTCCCAGAAACCGAAGTGTTTGAATTTTGGAAACGCGGGGTTTCGCTGATATAGCTCGGAACTTTCGCATTAAACTATCAGTCAACCAATTTTTAAACGGGAAaacatattttttaattttggtAGGTCAGATTTGTGATAAATTCAACTttgtatattgattttttttttaatagctTTATCTATCAATTTCATAGACAATAGGGGTCTCGCGGCCATGCACCCTTCACTATCATTCAGCCGCCTCGTTTTGGTTTTTATACATGTTAGAGAAGAATATACGGTTTATCTAGAATGTATCATTTTGGATATTGCAACGATTTTGTTTAATCGATACAAATTGTGACCCACATTTTGCAGATATTTTAATTCCAGCCAACGATGACGCCATAGCTTCAATCCGATATTAACTCTTAACAAATCAGTATTTACAATAttaagaacaattcttaggttcaccctaGGGTGgacgagcatattcaccctcattgtcgattaacatacttttacttaataaatttataataaaaCGGTCCATATCGTAAAtaagcctttaaagatcatcgctgtaaaaaatcaatcgaatcagaaatcatttaattatctaattgaatcaaacaaatggatggttctaacaacacttactactattatgatgaaccgtccatgtatttcatagaaatgaataactaaaaggtcttcaatttgattattttttgcagagctaatctttgtattacgttatacaacatgaatggttggattagaaaattataaagttattatgccttaatcgcaagagatggtgaatatgctcattcactcaaggggtgaacctaagaattgtcccaATATTAATTGCTTCGTTTTCTGAGTTTTGGTTGTTACCTATTGGTTAATTGGTTTAGGGACAAGAAAATGAGAGACCAATGCATTCATAACAACCAAAACTCAGAAAATGAGCACTATATGGTTGTTACCTATTGGTTAATTAGTTTTGGTTGTCCCACTGTGgatgtaacatcccgtatcttaattcaccggtttactagtcatttggatagtaaacgacaatttgatttacttttactcagtttcggtaactttagtggccctaaaaattgactttttgttcgggtcaaaatttgagaaaatgttcttcatgaaagttgtagaggccgttaaaccgagcgcgtgcatatgtggtacctaaaaatcggagttcttatgtgaaagttataagcgaaatactaaaattactgttcatatagtaagtttctataaatagccgagttactgtggtaagtttccattttcggaaacttaccgaaccctctcccttctctctccccgaccctctcttcctctccgacctcttcaccttcttccggccataattcctccatccggcgacggattttgacgtataagatgtcgttggaaagctctcttcctattcttcatttctgggttcgtttcgtagcttaatatgaactgtggaaggtgcagcaacgagaagaagaggacggtcactgtagcagttttgagtcaacgccgatattttccgattccggcagtctccggccaccaaactggcatcgaaggttcggtttttgacatagatcatttcccctaaggtctttcatttcaatttacagtgtagaggtcgaattaacaatttcaattacggttcttggaatttctggaaatttttcaccggccaaattggagctcttccgggtaaaattggaacttgttgtagttgagaaagaggttgggtttgttgagtagatggtGCTTCCAAATTtgggtggccatcggaggtggttgccggtggcgcgtggggcccacgcactgccactgttggtggcgcgtggaggcgtgtagggcagtgttttaatttcagtttttagcccattaaattgtagaattgttgtagagcttgtatgtgaagtttggtgaattttggaggggtttggaattatttgtgaatttccgaagtttgaagttttgtgattgaattgtgggaaattcGGCCGTctgatttccctcgttttcgttgtgggatatataaattgaggaattggtgttgtggaagagatttgggttgaatttgagaagtaatggagatagggattttcgggtttcgttaggtttgtaattattttttcggattgtcgtttacggaaatataattgtgtacagggtaATGCTACGAGCTACGGttaaatgaaggaactcgtttgcgtggtcgcccaatagtactgtgagtggacttttattttcaaagaatgatgcatgcatttatttatttgtttccgAGATGATAATTTATTTATCGTATTACTTTCCCGTGCATATGATTATTTTCGGAAATGGTTTTGgataatttattatttgaagattttatggcgtgcggggtcacgtcattggattaTGCTTATTTTATCTTTCATATTTATTTATCCACTTTCGGATTTTGgtattgggaatgccttgatgatgattttggaattggttttgtttcgaattatggagattatgatttattattatttctcacaTTTTctctattgatttgagatactcttggcgtgtgggacacgtcgttggaaattcatttgcgagagttggggaagccttacgtATTTATGATTTTActgtggttttcggattttcttttgccatactttgggtgactattatcattgctagctttgatcttccgcctttgtggcgaggtgatgggatcaccgaaaccctccgcctttgtggcgctggttactgtctctgtgacagtaattctgaagcctagtatcctatcgctacacttagtggcgtaagggtatattacgggagtaatgggagtactttagcctggaaggctatcacccgagcctgggaggctcactcgtatggctatcgtcttcccctactcactttactatttttgactagcggggctagttcgatttccgtttaaccagcggggctggtcctatttTTCTTGAGTACcggagtttcaatcttttcttttagttgtgactagcggggctagtcggtttttcttgtACAGAACTTCTCTTGTTTTGTTGTCCTTAaacattgcatgcatcgggagtttttagagaaataaatggggaaagtattaaatttccttttgttaaaatttgtttatttttatccactcacgctaacgtgtttttcaatacttttcccctgggcccttcggtttcaaatgcccagtttgcaggcgaaattagttgaggtcgggcgtacatggagtcgaggcatagccaacagcattgcttccgcatactcattctatttctgttttctttgttacctagtggattagtattgctctgataa encodes the following:
- the LOC133727151 gene encoding probable L-type lectin-domain containing receptor kinase S.5; its protein translation is MVILFLSLLLLPAAAFTDAQTYEVKPYQFGPFDPTYYDRFAVLSPATINSGALQITPDSANGNFSMTNKSGRILCRILYNQSFTLWNSDVNSSSPGYVASFNSSFLINVYRLNSSRIPEDSAVPGEGLAFIIAPDLTLPENSAGQYLGLTNATTDGNATNQLVAIELDTLKEGFDPDSNHMGLNINSVKSNKTVPLSDYGIEIAPPGKVFYMVWIQYDGGSHNLSVFMANQTDQKTDKKGAFVNIRPRPTSPILTANINLKDIVKQKSYFGFAASTGSYIQLNCVLMWNLTVEILPDVEGGGDKNKVLKIALGVGAGLVLVLLCLVGVVCYAYKKWKARASDPNILGALKSLPETPKEFSYRELKKATNNFDDKHKLGQGGFGVLYRAVLAKEDNLEVAVKMFSRDEVKGRDDFLAELTIINRLRHKHLVRLLGWCHKNGMLLIVYEYMPNGSLDNHLFSGPENATLEWKQRYKIVTGVISALHYLHNEYNQRVVHRDLKASNIMLDTYFNACLGDFGLARALDNEKTSYAELEGVPGTMGYIAPECFHTGKATCESDVYGFGAVVLEVVCGQRPWTKIGGYQFLVDWVWSLHREGRVLEAVDERLGNDYVVEEAQRLLLLGLACSHPIANERPKTQTIIQIISGSVLVPRVPSFKPSFVWPSVPEGVSSIANRVNTTSSWPVGMSAFDRSEWSPHLDSSDSLDRYGGTGIYGDSSSLV